In a single window of the Arthrobacter sp. StoSoilA2 genome:
- a CDS encoding DUF4129 domain-containing protein → MRETLIHVIPALAGTEPPVTPDRDEARRWAEEELSKAQYAQARPSWLDQLWRDFLDWLSSLEGDGTSPESNLAVPLIIALAVVLIVVAVFVVRPRLNATRKASVTGIYGKDTPVDAATYRKRALAAADDGDWPSAVVDQFRALVRSAEERDVIEARAGRTADEAAGHLGQAFTPAQLRLVDAARLFDAVRYGEQAATRPDYDELRKLDTDLLALTPDFTGQGQQGFAVPR, encoded by the coding sequence ATGAGGGAGACGCTAATCCATGTGATTCCCGCTTTGGCCGGCACTGAACCGCCGGTGACCCCGGACCGTGACGAAGCACGCCGTTGGGCCGAGGAGGAACTATCCAAGGCGCAGTACGCCCAGGCCCGGCCCAGTTGGCTGGACCAGCTTTGGCGCGATTTCCTGGACTGGCTCAGCTCCCTGGAAGGGGACGGAACTTCGCCGGAAAGCAACCTGGCTGTCCCCCTCATCATCGCCTTGGCTGTCGTGCTCATCGTGGTGGCTGTCTTCGTTGTCCGTCCGAGGCTGAACGCCACGCGAAAAGCCTCCGTTACGGGCATTTACGGCAAGGACACGCCTGTGGATGCTGCGACATACCGGAAGCGTGCCCTTGCCGCGGCCGACGACGGCGACTGGCCTTCCGCCGTCGTCGATCAGTTCCGGGCGCTGGTGCGTTCCGCGGAGGAGCGGGATGTCATTGAAGCGCGCGCCGGTCGGACGGCCGATGAGGCTGCAGGCCACTTGGGCCAGGCCTTCACCCCTGCTCAACTCCGGCTGGTCGACGCCGCCCGCCTGTTTGATGCGGTCCGCTATGGGGAACAGGCCGCAACACGCCCGGACTACGACGAATTGCGCAAGCTGGATACGGACCTCCTCGCCCTAACCCCTGACTTCACTGGCCAAGGCCAGCAGGGATTC